One Dysidea avara chromosome 7, odDysAvar1.4, whole genome shotgun sequence genomic region harbors:
- the LOC136262310 gene encoding uncharacterized protein, with amino-acid sequence MSDQTLTPLRLKKIKSLDITARRRFSFSSADTKSAASIKQSDHTIAGKSPQFRRLLSPKHWRLKSIKHSDHNESTSSLPDRMQRNPQDSPVIDRACILRVYASDLHPDILYKTITVTPKTTAHEALQWLLNKYAVEEDDKDPSKFYLAEVQETSKGSYTRNLNDDESPLQAQQTWSKSSEWSFWLIRKEQTPDKNSFEFRPSRDKELEVPVNVSFLNKEYNSVTVLMSEDSSCNDTIEKVLAKCDLCDESIGDYCLWEMMGDGNQMTGKPLMATDKALQNKRMILNGNITLCLRPQGRDPSVLSPTYLDKIFGASSTDCDKPYAWISNTQSQSQGDNEDTTPSTLHLSLTRDTNKGLSSLLPVSSQAQPCLTHSTSENDKLFQKSEFARNGAENDLPFSLPKELKKEKPPVILITTGGDPATETSTDCSTESMIETQSNSTASETLQTSLASSTTEVDIVQEAKSPCLSNAVRVRIKYACSTYHDPNYIPPKQLSGIIEELIKGGMPRLMRKIVEETKTARKKSPNIFNFDFPPEGVSPVQDNVHITKLMNSGSVKENSDIDYVLNNPPEKQNKGDIPLSPNSSDNKADSEASSQTSPNQLSLSLAHTAAGKIRDQHKKLQRSHSLMSERRRIDILRNLSESVKDRLRRHSSSAQPHSLDHLPTSSNSSTPTGSGSRSSSPIKSYSVNVTITSPHRKPPQSPLSDPPTVPAPRNKVRRWISFNYGDKSKSKAAQKYLKSIEQKGHF; translated from the exons ATGTCAGACCAAACTTTAACACCCTTGCGACTGAAAAAGATAAAG TCACTGGACATTACCGCCAGAAGAAGGTTCTCTTTCTCCTCTGCTGACACCAAATCTGCTGCAAGTATCAAGCAGTCTGATCATACCATTGCGGGCAAATCCCCCCAGTTTAGAAGACTGCTGAGCCCTAAACACTGGAGATTGAAGAGCATCAAGCATTCTGATCATAATGAGAGTACTAGTTCACTACCAGATAGGATGCAACGTAATCCTCAGGACTCTCCAGTTATTGATAGAGCATGTATATTAAGAGTGTACGCTAGTGACTTACATCCTGACATACTGTACAAGACCATCACTGTTACACCTAAAACTACAGCACATGAGGCACTGCAGTGGCTACTGAATAAGTATGCTGTTGAGGAAGATGACAAGGACCCTAGCAAGTTTTATCTTGCAGAG GTACAAGAAACAAGTAAAGGAAGTTACACTAGAAATCTCAATGATGACGAATCTCCCTTGCAAGCACAGCAGACTTGGTCTAAGAGTAGCGAGTGGAGCTTTTGGCTGATAAGAAAGGAGCAGACTCCAGACAAGAATAGCTTTGAATTTCGGCCATCACGTGATAAAGAATTAGAAGTACCCGTTAATGTCTCATTCCTCAATAAAGAATACAACAGTGTTACTGTTCTAATGAGTGAGGATAGCAGTTGTAATGATACAATTGAAAAA GTACTGGCCAAGTGTGACTTGTGTGATGAGAGTATTGGTGATTACTGTCTATGGGAAATGATGGGGGATGGAAATCAGATGACAG GTAAGCCACTGATGGCTACTGATAAAGCATTACAGAACAAGAGGATGATCCTTAACGGAAACATTACACTTTGCTTGAG GCCTCAAGGTAGAGACCCTAGTGTCCTATCACCAACTTATTTGGACAAGATCTTTGGTG CCAGTTCAACTGACTGTGACAAACCTTATGCTTGGATATCAAACACTCAAAG TCAGAGTCAAGGAGACAATGAAGACACAACTCCTTCTACACTTCATCTGTCACT TACTAGAGACACTAACAAGGGGCTGTCATCACTACTCCCTGTATCATCACAAGCACAACCATGTCTTACTCATAGCACTAGTGAAAATGATAAGTTGTTCCAGAAATCTGAATTTGCTAGGAATGGTGCTGAAAATGACCTTCCTTTCAGTTTACCCAAGGAGTTGAAGAAAGAAAAGCCACCGGTTATCCTCATCACCACTGGTGGAGACCCTGCCACTGAAACATCTACCGACTGTAGCACAGAGAGCATGATTGAGACACAGAGTAACAGTACTGCTAGTGAGACACTGCAAACCTCACTAGCAAGTTCTACTACTGAAGTTGATATTGTACAGGAAGCCAAGTCACCATGCTTGAGCAATGCTGTCAGGGTGCGTATTAAATATGCATGCAGCACCTACCATGATCCTAATTACATCCCACCCAAACAATTGAGTGGTATTATTGAAGAATTAATTAAAGGTGGGATGCCTCGCCTGATGAGGAAGATTGTTGAAGAGACCAAAACAGCTCGCAAGAAGTCTCCAAATATTTTCAACTTTGATTTTCCACCTGAGGGTGTTTCACCAGTGCAAGACAATGTCCACATCACCAAATTAATGAACTCTGGCTCAGTCAAAGAAAATTCAGACATTGACTATGTTCTTAACAATCCACCTGAAAAGCAGAACAAAGGTGATATTCCACTATCACCTAATTCAAGTGATAACAAAGCTGACAGTGAGGCTAGCTCACAAACCTCTCCTAATCAATTGTCTCTCTCACTTGCTCATACTGCTGCTGGTAAAATTCGTGATCAACATAAGAAACTTCAGCGTTCTCACAGTCTCATGTCTGAGAGGAGAAGAATCGACATCCTGCGAAATCTGTCAGAGTCAGTGAAAGATCGCCTGAGGAGACACAGCTCGTCTGCTCAACCACACAGCCTTGACCACCTTCCAACTTCATCCAATAGTTCTACACCAACAGGATCAGGATCTCGTAGTAGCAGTCCGATAAAAAGTTATTCCGTAAACGTCACCATAACATCTCCACATAGAAAACCTCCCCAATCACCGCTGAGTGATCCACCAACTGTTCCAGCACCAAGGAACAAGGTGAGACGGTGGATTAGCTTCAACTATGGTGATAAAAGTAAGTCAAAAGCAGCTCAGAAATATTTGAAGAGCATTGAACAGAAAGGACATTTCTAA
- the LOC136262312 gene encoding zinc finger protein 593-like isoform X1 — protein sequence MGRLRRKRMHKNIKDIKRKFRTRRRTKDIDQIHEDMKPANAEKLLQDDPDLPGSGQHYCISCARYFVNETVMKDHFKTKSHKKRLKDLKKPIYTQHEAEAAAGMGNYSLSAPPTSVEVTAMEDENNSTDSDSDL from the exons ATGGGACGTTTACGGCGCAAGCGAATGCACAAGAACATTAAGGATATCAAGAGGAAGTTCCGTACTAGACGGAGGACGAAAGATATAGATCAGATCCATGAGGACATGAAGCCAGCAAATGCAGAGAAGTTGCTACAGGATGATCCGGACTTGCCAGGGTCTGGACAACATTACTGCATCAGTTGCGC ACGCTATTTTGTCAATGAGACAGTTATGAAAGATCACTTTAAAACCAAGTCTCACAAGAAgag GTTAAAGGATCTTAAGAAACCCATCTATACCCAACATGAAGCAGAAGCAGCTGCTGGTATGGGTAACTATAGCTTGTCAGCCCCACCCACATCTGTAGAAGTGACTGCAATGGAGGATGAGAACAATTCAACAGACTCTGATTCTGATTTGTAA
- the LOC136262312 gene encoding zinc finger protein 593-like isoform X2 produces MGRLRRKRMHKNIKDIKRKFRTRRRTKDIDQIHEDMKPANAEKLLQDDPDLPGSGQHYCISCARYFVNETVMKDHFKTKSHKKRW; encoded by the exons ATGGGACGTTTACGGCGCAAGCGAATGCACAAGAACATTAAGGATATCAAGAGGAAGTTCCGTACTAGACGGAGGACGAAAGATATAGATCAGATCCATGAGGACATGAAGCCAGCAAATGCAGAGAAGTTGCTACAGGATGATCCGGACTTGCCAGGGTCTGGACAACATTACTGCATCAGTTGCGC ACGCTATTTTGTCAATGAGACAGTTATGAAAGATCACTTTAAAACCAAGTCTCACAAGAAgag GTGGTGA
- the LOC136262311 gene encoding putative neutral sphingomyelinase: protein MATDLRIGHRNENGQSFTLRVLTMNCWGLRVFSKFRQERMEAIAQEINKYHIVALQEVWSKDDFEAMRKIATELSYSHMFYSGVIGSGLCVFSQYPIVGTYFHQFMSSGGIFDMHKGDLFAGKGVGMCRLRLTNSGCHLSIYTSQTYSCFRDSQLFEIMQFIHYTRGTDLVIMCGDLNTYPKMIGLKLFTKCLQLQDSFFHGECTPSSCQQCQNCHTCDKRGNTFVKRTANPKRIDYLFYSPKASSGFAIVEKEYSHVMEEPIPSKGYNYSNHVGVEVKLKVRRDESAAQEILEGLSFIDNDENRSVLVEIQDNIHRKRIDLKKKNPLLSNEGIRWWFIVHLFKAMLCLALMSLVPPPITIIANVLWGILVCYWLRNFAGYVVQLSHLAAVESNFQDLNNYLGRNGPLMPSPVNPGVMYP, encoded by the exons ATGGCGACTGACCTTAGGATTGGCCATCGTAATGAGAACGGACAGTCGTTTACTTTACGTGTCCTTACGATGAATTGTTG GGGACTGAGAGTGTTCTCCAAATTTAGACAAGAGAGAATGGAGGCGATAGCacaggaaataaataaatatcacaTAGTAGCTTTACAAGAG GTATGGAGCAAAGATGATTTTGAGGCAATGAGGAAGATTGCAACAGAACTTTCTTACTCCCACATGTTTTACAG TGGAGTCATTGGGAGTGGACTGTGTGTGTTTTCACAATACCCAATTGTGGGAACCTATTTCCACCAATTCATGTCATCTGGTGGGATATTTGACATGCACAAAGGAGACTTGTTTGCTggcaaaggtgtgggcatgtgTCGCCTCAGACTGACCAACAGTGGATGTCACCTCTCCATATACACCTCACAG ACTTATTCATGCTTCAGGGATAGTCAGCTGTTTGAGATAATGCAGTTTATACACTACACAAGAGGAACAGACCTGGTCATTATGTGTGGAGATTTGAACACTTATCCCAAAATGATTGGACTAAAATTGTTCACAAAATGTCTCCAACTTCAAGACTCTTTCTTCCACGGTGAGTGCACCCCATCCAGCTGCCAACAGTGTCAGAACTGCCACACATGTGATAAACGTGGTAACACATTTGTCAAGAGGACAGCCAACCCAAAGAGAATCGACTACTTGTTCTATTCACCCAAGGCATCCAGTGGCTTCGCTATAGTGGAGAAGGAGTACTCTCATGTCATGGAGGAACCTATTCCTAGTAAAGGTTATAATTATTCCAACCATGTTGGTGTTGAGGTGAAGCTGAAGGTGAGAAGAGATGAATCAGCAGCACAAGAGATACTGGAGGGCCTCTCATTTATTGATAATG ATGAGAACCGTTCTGTACTGGTGGAGATACAGGACAACATTCACAGGAAGAGGATTGATTTGAAAAAGAAGAACCCATTGTTGTCAAATGAAGGGATACGATGGTGGTTTATAGTACACTTGTTTAAAGCAATGCTGTGTCTAGCATTGATGAGCCTGGTCCCTCCACCAATTACCATCATCGCTAATGTACTGTGGGGTATTTTGGTCTGTTACTGGCTGAGAAATTTTGCCGGTTATGTGGTGCAACTCAGTCACCTGGCAGCAGTGGAGAGCAACTTTCAAGATCTGAACAACTACCTTGGCAGGAATGGACCACTAATGCCTTCCCCTGTTAATCCTGGAGTCATGTACCCTTAA
- the LOC136262313 gene encoding uncharacterized protein: MAQQEQQDPQCGETNLKNPDIIVSQSTETAGEEFATMVSKLQALITRKFVDIESLQTLKTNCLQLNATVHPSPVHFFNGDQQKRIQTSQSIDDFFDLLLHYWSWCDFDMLKCFVSFTGVEEAVQMLETYDYMTNWRVDVKVNSKINSSKEDMSRVVMIFEESWDTLSKEDYKKFKSKLLDFGKLHPYAVYFNGEVFHNSLKLVWYIPTVAVPSTTIALREAKVDELLREGIIFVQVADSIILDKTKRRRQSPRSTEHTQIEVSSSSLSQSKSYSLVDVEAKVVMLGALGVGKTSITLRYIGNLFSPDVNPTIAASFFSFTVQVGQSRVKFQLWDTAGHERFRSMLPMYYRRANAAIIVYDVTSQSSFDQVTEWITELKKNIPNEVSLTIVGNKIDLKDEVVVPTAKGKELAASLNAAFVEASAAKDIGVWDIFARSAIQIVEMKQRRLQENLVPSDGIHFSGFPQPSVIIGGPPNNEAAYNNNSATVPPEKPKWKCCPW, from the exons ATGGCGCAGCAGGAGCAACAAGACCCGCAGTGCGGCGAGACTAATC TTAAAAATCCAGATATAATAGTCTCCCAGTCTACAGAAACAGCCGGAGAAGAATTTGCTACTATGGTCTCCAAACTACAGGCCTTGATCACAAGGAAGTTTGTAGATATCGAATCATTGCAAACACTGAAAACAAACTGTCTCCAACTGAACGCAACTGTCCACCCTTCCCCAGTCCACTTCTTCAATGGCGATCAACAGAAAAGAATTCAGACTTCACAAAGTATTGATGATTTTTTTGATTTGCTACTTCATTACTGGTCGTGGTGTGACTTTGACATGTTGAAGTGTTTTGTCAGTTTCACTGGTGTTGAGGAAGCAGTTCAAATGCTTGAAACGTACGACTACATGACCAATTGGAGAGTAGACGTGAAAGTGAACAGCAAgataaacagcagcaaagaagaTATGAGCAGGGTGGTCATGATATTTGAGGAGTCTTGGGATACTCTATCCAAGGAAGATTACAAAAAATTCAAAAGCAAGTTGTTAGACTTTGGAAAGCTACATCCATACGCAGTCTATTTCAATGGGGAAGTATTCCACAATTCACTAAAGTTGGTTTGGTACATTCCAACTGTGGCTGTACCCAGTACAACTATTGCACTAAGAGAAGCTAAAGTTGATGAATTGTTACGTGAAGGGATTATCTTTGTTCAAGTGGCTGACAGCATTATACTGGACAAAACAA AAAGGAGACGTCAATCTCCCAGAAGTACTGAACATACACAGATCGAGGTATCATCCTCCTCCTTATCACAATCAAAGTCATACTCGCTTGTGGATGTCGAAGCCAAAGTAGTAATGCTTGGAGCATTAG GTGTGGGGAAGACCTCCATCACTCTACGATACATCGGAAATTTATTCTCACCAGATGTCAACCCAACAATTGCCGCTTCTTTCTTCTCCTTCACTGT ACAAGTTGGTCAAAGCAGAGTCAAGTTTCAACTGTGGGACACAGCGGGGCATGAAAG GTTTCGCTCCATGTTGCCAATGTACTATCGTAGAGCTAATGCAGCAATCATTGTTTATGATGTGACATCACAGTCATCATTTGATCAGGTCACTGAGTGGATAACAG AACTCAAGAAGAACATTCCTAATGAAGTTT CATTGACAATAGTTGGAAACAAGATAGATCTTAAGGATGAAGTGGTAGTGCCAACAGCAAAGGGTAAAGAATTAGCAGCCTCACTTAATGCAGCATTTGTGGAGGCATCAGCAGCAAAAGACATTG GCGTTTGGGATATATTTGCTAGAAGTGCAATTCAAATAGTGGAAATGAAACAGAGGAGATTACAGGAAAACTTGGTACCTTCTGATGGAATTCACTTTTCTGGTTTTCCTCAACCTTCCGTAATTATTGGCGGTCCACCTAATAATGAAGCTGCCTATAATAATAACTCTGCTACTGTACCACCCGAGAAACCGAAATGGAAGTGTTGCCCCTGgtga